From Daucus carota subsp. sativus chromosome 6, DH1 v3.0, whole genome shotgun sequence, the proteins below share one genomic window:
- the LOC108225983 gene encoding protein BPS1, chloroplastic-like: MVFLVHKLAFHHHHSHHPSEAFLVSLQAFRSEVSNSLAKLMLDSDPGPEFLSIKWLQECFEVLPVINRAFAKLVVEIDYPMTQWEVSSMEEYLGYSLTLLDSLNSISSVLSQLSQARVLLSHALSVNENTLVEFRPLTKIIYKNFGNDLKAINVAGESKRKGVHGKELVLHEALLVLKNIGSWVCSVVASGLCSDAEPYLKMKKSAEKYVLSSLIALDSIVNQKIVQNKEIVKEMKAVNDAVKGHVLANGKGADFSKELQGRLEAIEKAQTGIEGAVDLMFSYVLTVRKELINTLRQRKQ, translated from the coding sequence ATGGTATTCCTGGTTCACAAACTGGCCTTCCATCACCACCACAGCCACCATCCGTCCGAGGCTTTCTTGGTTTCCTTGCAAGCTTTCCGCTCAGAGGTATCGAATTCCTTGGCAAAGCTCATGTTGGATTCAGACCCTGGACCGGAATTCTTATCCATCAAATGGCTCCAAGAATGTTTTGAGGTTTTACCGGTTATTAACAGAGCTTTTGCAAAGTTGGTGGTTGAGATAGATTATCCCATGACTCAATGGGAGGTTTCGAGCATGGAGGAGTATCTTGGTTACAGCTTGACCTTGTTGGATTCGTTAAATTCAATAAGCTCTGTTTTGTCTCAACTAAGTCAAGCCCGTGTTTTGCTATCTCATGCCTTAAGCGTAAATGAGAATACTTTGGTTGAATTTAGGCCACTAACtaagattatttacaaaaattttggTAATGATCTGAAAGCTATTAATGTGGCCGGAGAGAGCAAAAGAAAGGGTGTTCACGGAAAAGAGTTGGTTCTTCATGAAGCATTATTGGTTTTAAAGAATATTGGATCATGGGTATGCAGTGTAGTGGCATCAGGGTTATGCAGTGATGCTGAGCCAtacttgaagatgaagaaatcaGCTGAAAAATACGTTTTGTCTTCGCTAATTGCTCTTGACTCGATTGTTAACCAGAAGATAGTCCAGAACAAAGAAATTGTGAAGGAAATGAAAGCAGTCAATGATGCAGTGAAAGGCCATGTTTTAGCTAATGGTAAAGGTGCTGACTTCTCCAAAGAATTGCAGGGAAGACTAGAGGCGATTGAGAAGGCACAAACAGGGATTGAAGGCGCTGTCGACTTGATGTTCTCATATGTGTTGACAGTGAGGAAAGAATTGATTAATACCCTCAGGCAGCGAAAGCAATAG